In a single window of the Nitrospirota bacterium genome:
- the yedF gene encoding sulfurtransferase-like selenium metabolism protein YedF translates to MQIDARGKACPMPVMMAEEALAKVSEGIVEVVVDNEESALNVAGFAAQKGMFAETRKEGKDWFVKVVKGYACKTGSQPRDVHAALTTANERAQGVRSPEFQEKKKILLLIIGTDSLGKDEDLGSKLMKGFFDTMKVNQQLPHTIFFLNAGVKLTTVNEEVIGVLKEIEGMGVEIYSCGTCLKHYDLESRLAVGKRGTTNHIVEGMQDFDKVVWV, encoded by the coding sequence ATGCAGATCGATGCGCGCGGAAAAGCATGCCCCATGCCGGTCATGATGGCCGAGGAGGCCCTGGCGAAGGTCTCCGAGGGTATCGTCGAGGTCGTCGTCGACAATGAGGAGTCGGCGCTCAATGTCGCCGGGTTCGCGGCGCAGAAGGGCATGTTCGCCGAAACGCGGAAAGAGGGGAAGGACTGGTTCGTGAAGGTCGTGAAGGGCTACGCCTGCAAGACCGGTTCGCAGCCGCGGGACGTGCACGCGGCGTTAACGACTGCGAACGAACGAGCGCAGGGTGTCCGGAGTCCGGAATTTCAGGAAAAGAAGAAAATCCTCTTGCTGATCATCGGGACCGACAGCCTGGGCAAGGACGAGGATCTGGGCAGCAAGCTCATGAAGGGTTTCTTCGATACCATGAAGGTCAATCAGCAACTGCCGCACACGATCTTCTTCCTGAACGCCGGCGTGAAGCTCACGACCGTGAACGAGGAGGTCATCGGCGTACTGAAGGAGATCGAGGGCATGGGCGTCGAGATCTACTCCTGCGGAACCTGTCTCAAGCACTATGACCTGGAATCCCGGCTCGCTGTCGGCAAGCGGGGCACGACGAACCATATCGTGGAGGGCATGCAGGACTTCGACAAGGTGGTGTGGGTGTAG
- a CDS encoding DsrH/TusB family sulfur metabolism protein, translated as MIVMIKSAPDTTDGALGLTLAKESGADLVLLQNGVYFAQKERLGTSSGSVYVLDDDKRLRGLKDSDMDDRVKKIDYDKLTDIITGGQKVTGLF; from the coding sequence AGCGCACCGGATACCACCGATGGAGCACTCGGGTTGACCCTTGCAAAGGAAAGCGGGGCCGATCTTGTTCTCCTGCAGAACGGCGTCTATTTTGCCCAGAAGGAACGGCTGGGGACTTCTTCAGGCAGCGTGTATGTTCTGGATGACGACAAGAGGCTCCGGGGTCTCAAGGATTCCGATATGGATGACCGGGTAAAGAAAATCGACTACGACAAGTTGACGGACATCATTACGGGAGGCCAGAAGGTGACAGGGTTGTTTTAA
- a CDS encoding response regulator, translating into MKDYRYIRILVADDTEPVRSSVISILREMGFSNISEAKDGVEALAELKRRRYDLLLCDRNMPKLDGVSLIRIMRSDVDLKDLVIFMLTADAEKGHVIEAKALGVNDYIVKPFTADIVTSKIESVFGKNQESKGPLS; encoded by the coding sequence ATGAAGGATTACCGATATATAAGAATACTCGTTGCAGACGATACCGAACCGGTACGCAGTTCGGTGATCTCCATCCTCAGGGAGATGGGTTTCTCCAACATATCCGAGGCCAAAGACGGCGTTGAGGCGCTGGCCGAACTCAAGCGGAGACGGTATGATCTCCTGCTCTGCGACCGGAACATGCCCAAATTGGACGGCGTGAGCCTGATCAGAATCATGCGGAGCGACGTTGACTTGAAGGACCTGGTAATTTTCATGCTGACCGCCGACGCGGAAAAGGGGCATGTTATCGAAGCGAAGGCGCTCGGCGTCAATGATTATATCGTCAAACCCTTTACCGCAGATATCGTCACGAGCAAGATAGAGAGCGTTTTTGGAAAGAATCAGGAGAGCAAGGGGCCGCTCTCCTGA
- a CDS encoding sulfite exporter TauE/SafE family protein, with amino-acid sequence MDAGLALFLLLVGLSVGFLSGLLGIGGGIVMFPLLLYVPQLLGLGSIDVKSVTGLTMTQGFFAALAALFYYHQNALVNRPLVLALGLSLFLSSLMGALVSKRIPDGALLIVFGVLALIASAMMLVPRSHARDEMTEDTVTFNKGLAVAIGIVLGFTIGLVGQGGAFILIPVLLYVLKIPLRVALGSTLAIGLFSSSAGLVGKLATGQVPFQLAIPLLVGAIPAARWGSIMGKKTNTRFLRWLLAALILATAVKVWASLL; translated from the coding sequence ATGGACGCCGGCTTGGCCCTGTTCCTGCTCCTCGTTGGGTTGTCGGTCGGGTTCCTCTCGGGCCTGCTCGGCATCGGCGGCGGCATCGTCATGTTCCCACTGCTGCTGTATGTGCCGCAGCTGCTTGGACTTGGCAGCATCGACGTCAAGAGCGTGACCGGCCTCACGATGACGCAGGGTTTTTTCGCGGCGCTCGCGGCCCTGTTCTACTATCACCAGAACGCCCTCGTGAACAGACCGCTCGTCCTCGCGCTCGGCCTTTCCCTGTTCCTGTCCTCGCTCATGGGAGCGCTGGTCTCGAAGCGGATTCCCGACGGAGCGCTCCTGATCGTCTTCGGCGTGCTGGCTTTGATAGCCTCGGCGATGATGCTGGTCCCCCGGAGCCATGCCCGCGACGAGATGACGGAGGACACGGTCACCTTCAATAAAGGCCTGGCGGTAGCGATCGGGATCGTTCTCGGGTTCACCATTGGCCTCGTCGGGCAGGGCGGCGCTTTCATCCTGATCCCCGTCCTCCTGTACGTGCTTAAGATTCCGCTGCGGGTCGCCCTCGGAAGCACCCTCGCGATCGGGCTCTTTTCGTCATCGGCGGGGCTTGTGGGCAAGCTCGCGACGGGCCAGGTCCCGTTCCAACTGGCGATCCCCCTCCTCGTCGGCGCTATTCCCGCGGCGCGATGGGGCAGCATCATGGGAAAAAAGACGAACACGCGGTTCCTGAGATGGCTGCTCGCGGCCTTGATCCTCGCAACGGCCGTCAAGGTGTGGGCCAGTTTGCTGTAG
- a CDS encoding lytic transglycosylase domain-containing protein — MKRRTTLIAAAAALIACLPLAQARADIFQYTDENGVLNFTNVNGDGRKHKRVRSEPAQAGPATTQAPAGKPTPSHLSSSNIPSVYLDIINSACERHGVDPSLVHAIVKVESDFNPYATSNKGAMGLMQLMPETAVNMNVRNTFNPAENIDGGVKYLRYLIDRYEGNLSLALAAYNSGETAVRKWGTIPPFKETQSYVQRIMKIYNGGTARSFATGCTIYMGYSEDGSLVLTDNPSGRSGGKLKARKKSL, encoded by the coding sequence ATGAAGCGACGGACCACCCTTATTGCAGCTGCTGCTGCGCTCATCGCCTGCCTGCCCCTGGCCCAGGCCCGGGCCGACATTTTCCAGTATACCGACGAAAACGGCGTTCTCAATTTCACGAACGTGAACGGCGACGGCAGGAAGCACAAGCGCGTGCGGTCCGAGCCGGCGCAGGCAGGCCCGGCCACCACACAGGCCCCTGCAGGGAAGCCGACGCCAAGCCACCTATCGTCATCGAACATTCCGAGCGTGTACCTCGACATCATCAACAGCGCCTGCGAGCGCCACGGAGTCGACCCCTCGCTGGTCCATGCCATCGTCAAGGTGGAGTCTGACTTCAATCCCTACGCAACCTCGAACAAGGGAGCAATGGGCCTCATGCAGTTGATGCCGGAGACCGCCGTGAACATGAACGTCAGGAACACGTTCAACCCGGCGGAGAACATCGATGGAGGGGTCAAGTACCTCAGGTACCTGATCGACCGGTACGAGGGGAATCTCTCGCTCGCCCTCGCGGCGTACAATTCGGGGGAGACGGCGGTCAGGAAATGGGGCACCATACCGCCCTTCAAGGAGACGCAGAGCTACGTCCAGCGGATCATGAAGATCTACAACGGCGGTACAGCCCGGAGCTTCGCCACGGGCTGTACCATCTACATGGGTTACAGCGAGGACGGATCCCTCGTCCTCACTGACAATCCCTCCGGCCGTTCAGGCGGCAAGCTCAAAGCCCGGAAGAAAAGCCTGTGA
- a CDS encoding FAD/NAD(P)-binding oxidoreductase — protein MSRIVVLGGSFGGLTAAFELKRLLKRKADVTVVSEDDRFVFLPSLPWLIMGWRKPQDITLKVSEILRPKGIEFVHDAAKQIDADPSRVITSKGKELPYDYLVISTGPHLAFDEIPGLGPDKGYTACTFTLDHALKTGATWKRILENPGPIVLGSSQMVSCFGPSYELAFEMDAELRRRKMRHKVPIVYLTSEPYLGHMGVGGLGASKTFMEHEFAERDIKPLVSQAIQEVAPGEIRLKDGNKLPFKLAMIAPPFKGVPAVMPLGNPRGFIPVDKNYRHAKHKNIFAIGVAIAIAPPEATPVPTGVPKTGFMTVKMAKTAAATIAADITGTIAQPGDEIGVVCLMDMGNTAAYMKAYPVLPPRQSSSMKKTILAKILKVRFEKYFLWKMKHGLSHLP, from the coding sequence ATGTCAAGAATCGTCGTGTTAGGGGGCTCGTTCGGGGGTTTAACAGCGGCCTTTGAACTCAAGCGGCTGCTCAAGAGAAAAGCGGATGTGACCGTGGTAAGCGAGGACGACCGGTTCGTGTTCCTGCCTTCGCTGCCGTGGCTTATCATGGGGTGGAGAAAGCCGCAGGACATCACGCTCAAGGTGAGCGAGATCCTGAGACCGAAGGGGATCGAGTTTGTTCATGATGCTGCAAAGCAGATAGATGCTGACCCATCAAGGGTCATTACTTCAAAAGGGAAAGAGCTGCCCTATGATTATCTCGTGATTTCAACAGGACCGCATCTTGCCTTTGACGAGATCCCGGGACTCGGACCTGACAAGGGATACACTGCCTGCACCTTCACGCTGGATCATGCGTTAAAGACCGGGGCGACCTGGAAGAGGATCCTTGAGAATCCCGGTCCCATAGTCCTCGGCTCATCACAGATGGTGAGTTGCTTTGGCCCGTCCTACGAGCTAGCATTCGAGATGGACGCCGAGCTTCGACGCCGGAAGATGAGGCATAAGGTCCCTATCGTCTATCTCACGTCCGAGCCCTACCTCGGCCACATGGGCGTAGGCGGACTTGGCGCATCGAAGACTTTCATGGAGCATGAGTTCGCCGAGAGGGACATCAAGCCGCTTGTGAGCCAGGCTATTCAGGAAGTCGCGCCTGGTGAGATACGGCTGAAGGACGGCAATAAATTGCCCTTTAAGCTTGCCATGATCGCCCCGCCGTTCAAGGGTGTGCCTGCCGTCATGCCGCTGGGCAATCCCCGCGGTTTCATCCCGGTTGACAAGAACTACCGCCATGCGAAGCATAAGAATATCTTCGCCATAGGGGTAGCGATAGCGATCGCGCCGCCGGAGGCAACGCCGGTCCCCACGGGTGTCCCGAAGACAGGGTTCATGACCGTAAAGATGGCGAAGACGGCAGCTGCGACGATTGCAGCGGATATTACCGGGACGATCGCACAACCCGGCGATGAGATCGGTGTGGTTTGTCTCATGGACATGGGAAATACGGCCGCGTACATGAAAGCCTATCCCGTACTGCCGCCGCGCCAGAGCTCCTCTATGAAGAAGACCATCTTGGCGAAAATTTTAAAAGTCCGGTTCGAAAAATATTTCCTGTGGAAAATGAAACACGGGCTGAGCCATCTGCCATGA